The Quercus lobata isolate SW786 chromosome 9, ValleyOak3.0 Primary Assembly, whole genome shotgun sequence region TGGTAATGATGTTATACAATCTGTTTTGCACTTTTTGAATTCAGGTTCTTTACCTGCTGCCCTTGGTCATTCTTTTGTTACTTTAATCCCTAAAGTGAAAAATCCGAAGTTAGTGTCACAATTTAGGCCAATCAATTTGAGTAATGTTCTATACAGGGTGTTTTCTAAAGTCTTGGCAAACAGGTTGAAGAAAATAATGCCACAGCTTATTTCAGAGCATCAAAGTGCTTCCTCTCTGATCGTTTGATTACAAATAATATCATGGTAGCATTTGAAACTTTGCACTACATGAGAAATCACTGTGTAGGTAAGATAAGGTACATGGCTCTAAAACTTGACATGAGTAAGGCCTATGATAGAGTGGAGTGAGAGTTTATGGAGAAAGTGATGAGAAAGATGGGTTTTAATAATCGTTGGGTGGATCTAATGATGGAATGTATTACTACAGCCTCCTACTCTATTCTAATTAACGGTGAGCCTCATGAAAATATCAAGGCAAGTAGGGGCCTACGGCAAGGCGATCCTCTCTCTCCCTACCTCTTCCTTATGTGTACTGAGGGACTTCATGGGCTAATAAAAAAGGCAGCAAGCAATGGGGATATTAAGGGTGTTTCTTTATGCCGAAATGGCCCTAAACTAACACATCTTCTCTTTGCAGACGATAGCTTAATTTTTTGCAGGGCTAAAGAAGATGAATGCTTAAGGTTGCTTGAGATTTTGGTGACCTATGAGAGAGCCTCGGGGCAGCAAATTAATAGGGCTAAAACAACACTCTTTTTCAGTAAATCAACCTCATATGATGTGCAAGAGGTGATCAAAGAGGCTCTTGGGGTACAGGTGGTTCAACAATATGAAAAGTATTTAGCTCTACCTTCTCTTGTGggtagaaagaaaaaggagagtttTGCCAATCTAAAGCAAAGAATTTGGAAGAAATTGCAAGGATGGGAAGCTAAACTACTATCACATGTGGGGCGAGAAATTTTACTCAAAGCTGTTGCACAAGCACTCCCTACCTATACGATGTCTTGTTTCAAGCTACCAATCACTCTTTGTCATGAGATTGAAGCTTTGATCTGGAAATTCTATTGGGGGCAACATGAAGATGCTAGGAAGATACATTGGGTAAAGTGGCAAGAGTTGTGCAAACCAAAGTCACAAGGTGGTATGGGCTTTAAGGACCTCTTCCGGTCTAATGATGCTCTCTTGGCCAAACACACTTGGCGACTCCTCCATGATCATCACTCCTTATTTTATCGAGTCTTCAAGGCACGATTTTTCCCGGATTGTAGTATTATGGAAGCAAAAGAATCAAGTAACGCTTCGTTTGTGTGGAGGAGTATCCTTAGGGGTCGAGATGTAATTAAAAGAGGGGCTGTTTGGCGGATTGGGAATGGCAATTCAGTTCATATATGGAATGATAGGTGGCTGCCAGGGGCGGTCAATAATAAAATCATCTCCCCTGCTATTGTAGCAAATAATAATGCCATGGTTAGCTCCTTGATTGATCAGACTAGCCGAGAATGGAAAGGGGAACTCATTGACTCCTATTTCTTTGAGTGGGAAGCTAATATCATCAAGAACATACCTCTTTGCCGTTCTTTTCAAGAGGATGTTTTGAATGGCCTTTTAGCCTGGACGGAGAGTATACAGTTCAAACAGGTTATAAATTTCTGCAGAAACAGTACACGGCTAGTGAACCTGGATCCTCGGATGGTACCAAACTACAACCCCTTTGGAAGAAGATTTGGGGGTTAAAAGTTCTTGGGAAGGTCAAACACTTGGTATGGCGTGCGTGCAAGAATGCGCTGCCCATCAAGATGAATTAGCTTAAATGCCAAGTGGTTACTAGTGATGTGTGTGAGCTGTGTAATCTGCACACTGAAGACTCAGCCTATGTCTTATATCACAGCCCAAAATTGGAGAATCTCTGGTAGAGTACCTCTCTATGGTGTCATAGCACCATCAAGCAATGCAGTAGTTTTTTAGATATAATGTTTGTTGTTTATGCAGATGGCAGGGACCCGGAGCTGTTCTTATCAATGGCTTGGACTTTGTGGAATAGAAGGAACAATATCAGGCTTGGGAAACCCTCTATCCCGCTGGAGTAAGTGTTGAACAGGGCTTGTGATCTCAATTTGGGCTACTTACCCGATCCTACAATAGTAACAACAACGCCGAAACAGACAGTGACAACATGGACACCTCCACGGCTACAAGGTTAACTTCGACGACGCACTTTTTGAACGTGAAAACAGAGCTAGTCTGGGAGTAGTCATACGGAACCATGATGGTTTACTGATGGCCTCACTGTCTGAAGTTGTTTCACTGCCGACCACAGTCATCGAAGTGGAAACTTTGGCAGCACGTCGAGCTATAGAGTTTGCACTGGAACTAGGATTTGAAAACAACGTCCTTGAAGGAGACTCCGAAGTCTTGATCAAGCTCTTGAACAGTTGCAGCAGGTCTTTGGCACCCTTTGGTCACATTatcaatgatattatttttcttgcttcGCGCTTCACTTGCTTTAGAGCTACACACATCCAAAGACATTGTAATAAGGTTGCTCATTTACTAGCTAGAAAAGCAATCTCATTCTCCCCTTTGTGCGTCTAGATGGAAGATGTTCCACCAGACCTTTTATCTATCATCTAGGCTGATTTGAATAGCCTTCCTTAATAATATATTGTTgattgttttctcaaaaaaaaaaaaaaaagtactgattttaaattttttatttactgaTGAAAATTGTGGTACTAATCTCCTAGAATAACTCAATTATTATGTGAGACCCACTTCTTCAgatttgtaaatattatatgtaaaatttatagtattattagtatttttttttctaaatattcaCGGTTGTGATATTATATGAGAGAAGGGATAGGTGTTTATTGTACTAAaatatcttatatttttcaaccactTCTCACTGAAAATTATTGGATAATCACAAACATTGATGGGTCTAGTTAATGTATGCCTTTAGGGTACacattaataattcatttttgaaaatattttatggagaattgaaaaaattgttaaaaaatttggcaacttttttatttttccataaaatatttcttaaaatggtttactaatatATAACACATGTTAATAAAACCCAACATTAATTAGTTAGCAGTGTGAATTACTTTGGTACATTGGTCCTGTAGAAACCAAGTAGGATAAAATTCTGCTATTCAACAAAATGAGATtgtacatttatttattttctgtttaaaCATATacattcattgttttttttttttggtcgttatttgatattttcctaactcttttttttttttttttttttgagactcaatagtttttttttttctttcttttcttttctttttgatgagCAAAAAAAGGGCTCAAGCATGTGATCATTAACCTAGCCTATTTGAATCCACAGAACTCATGGTGTGGGATAATCCTGGGTGCGTTAGGACTATCCATGTCGTGGCAAATCATTTTTGCGAAGCGCACGACTTGAACCAGGCAACTCCTAGACCCATAAGTGTAACCCAATGGGCCAATACGAGACTCTTACCAATGAACCATGCCCCAAGGTAGAATCAATATtttcctaatattttttttttggataatcaaTATTTTCCTAACTAAACAAACATACaacacaattaataattttacctATGATAAGTGTGGGGAGTAGGAGAATCCCCGTCCAAGCCTTAAGCCCAATAATGGGCTGGGCCACGGGAACGAACTGGGCCTGGCTTGCATGCTTGAAGGAAGTCCAAAAGGGCGATGGGCTATGAGGGAAAGAAAGCTGAATCGTTCCCCATACTAAAAAGAGGAAAACAACACGGGAAAATGGTTCCCGTGGAAAAGGTAAGAAACTAACCATACTTGAAGCAAGGTGTACAAATGATCCATGTGTAGTTCCCAGATGGTGCCAAGGACCACGAGAAACTTCTAGAACATGCAAGAAGGTTGAAGACTTTTACCTTCACATTAATGAGCGGGTTCTTACCTAACTTTCGCCACATTAAATACATATGAGACAACCTGAACAGTACAAACATTCCCTAGAAGTCAGAGTTCAAGGATAAGGGAGGGGAGGAAATTGATAAAGTAAGGAAAAATATCCCTGAGTGTTTAGCTGGCAATAGGACAGTTGTAGGGATAAGAATGAGAAGTGTGCCTATAAATAAGGAGGAAGAAGCAGAAAGGGGGGATCTTCTTGGGAgcttggagaagaaaaaaaaggtgaacaaccttttagagagaaagagagagagaatgcatAACACCACGAGTACAAGAGAGGGGCTGGGGTGTAATACTTGAGATATAGTTGTAATATATGTTTTCAATGAAATCAACTGCTTGAGCTTCCCATTGTGGAGTGTTAATTATAAGTAGATTGTGTGAGGCTTTTTAGCTGTAATCTGTGGAGGTCCATGGGGGCCCGTTTTTGTCCGCCCACAATAAGATATGAAGATCTTTTACattagtaaatatatataattttttattctatttctaCGTAGATGTTGGAGAGAGTTgttgagcctttttttttccccttttataaTTGTCCCAAAGTGAAATCCCATCGAGAGACACCCGCCTTGTCAACAAAAACAACTGAAAAtaagtaggaaaaaaaaggcATTCCTTTAAATCTACTGAAAATTATTGGGTAGTCTCGAACTACAAGATCAGCATGCTGACCTTGTAGTCCCAGCCAATAAGAGCATGCCACCAAATCTAAGGTGGCTTACATTATCTTGTCTGCTAGCTAAGCATAATAATTGTTGCTCTCCTAACGTCTGCTAATGCCGTAAGGTCTATGCacattgaaatttcaaatttaatttatttaaacaaatttttgagGTGTGTTCCTTCATCTCTTCACTTCACCCACAAGTTCAGACGCCCACAAAGAAAAGAAGCTCCATCTCCTCACCCATGAGTTCCTCTATAGTCTATTATAGACTGTCTATCCCTCTCTCATGAACGATGGCTCAAGCACCATGATCTATTCCTCACTCCCTCTCTCATCTCCGTTAACATTGTGGCCGTTCACTGTGCGGCCACCTTGCTATTGCCGCCTTTGGTTTGGCTTGTTCTTTGATGctgttttgattattatttaaaacaaaaacctatCTAGCCCAAGGACATGTGGTCCAACTTCTTTTCCGAGTCTTGAGTCTCAACAACAACATCTCACTCTGTGGTCCAACTCGAGATCTCTCTAGACTCTTTTTCTATGCGTTTTCCCCTCATCTAATCCATAGCTATAGGCCCCATTagtgattgtatttttttttttaatttgtagaaatttcatatatacattACAAGAAAATCATTATTAATGATTtgaattgcaaatttttgtgattgaataTACTGTTTGGGGTTTAGGTTGTAATGTGATTTcgatttgcaatttttttttccctattggGTCTTGCAGTTactgttttgttttgatatgtACTCGTACATGTAATGTGAGTTGTTTCTTAGGCACAATGAGGTAGCTTTTGGTCACTTGATACCACAATTTAGATAGATCTCATTACCCTTAGATAGATCTCATTACCCGCACCCTTGTTGTACAAACCTTGTCCAACTTTTTGAGACAGAGTAAAAACACATACATAGGTTggattgtaaaatttttagtttctttgaaTGAAGTATTTGTTGGTTCTCACAACATGGGCTCATTCTTTTTGTACTCCAATTGTTTGATAGAATGCTCCAatgaaaagtttttgtttttcattttatagaATTTGGGTATAGACCTTTcataaaacttgtttatttccATGAGAAAAGCTTAGTTTAATCATCAAGGCTCATTCTTGGATATGTTATTGTTGTCATGTAAACTCTTAAGTCATAAACAAGGCATAAACATGTAACTTTGATTCGTAAGTCATTTTAGTTTCTAGATCTAAGGTGCAATTTTAGGTCCACTAATCAAGATTAGTGCTATGATTATGCTAgaagttacatttttttttttttttggtttagataTGATAAGATTAGTGTTGTAATCATTTTGGGCCCTACATGTATACTTGCACTATAGGGTACAAAgtgaatataagaaaatttacATACATTTATGattgaaattttccaagtgCCTTTTGTTTCTCCATTTATAAAATTTCCAAATTGTTATAGATTTGTCCCTCTTGCTTTCTTAGATGATATAGCATCTTGCAACATAGCTCGAGCAGAAAGATGCGTGGTGAGGACAACATATGGTACTTAgattgattttgtgtttttcttttagcCTTATTTTGATGTTAAAGAGGTGGTAAATATGTGATTGGTGGCTTGTTATTATTGTATTTCAAAGtgttctttatatatttatggaTGTGGTCTTTTCGCCCATCCACGATTATGGCCACTTGGATGTGAGGGCCATTTAGTTAACCTCTCTGATGTTGCTTGGCATTTGATTTAGTAGCAACTAGAAGCTTCAATGGATTATAGAGCTTTGATACCAAAAAGACTTGCATAACAAAGAGATATTGTTCCAAGAAATGGTGGGGCATGTTGTATAACATGAGTCATAAGAggtggaagtttttttttttttttttttttttttttttttttttctgttgttGTAATCAAGCTAAGAGCCATTGGAgcttacaaacaaaaaattgcaGATTTTGGATGGAATGTATAGTTAAGAAGCAAGAGATACATCAAATGTGAAACTGTCATACTATTATAGCCTTTTGGAATCAAAGTGTATTTCAATAAGACTTTTGTTACTAGGGCCCTATAATCAAAGTgtacatttaaataaaattttgttcatttttggaTCAAATTCTTTTCTTGTCTCCTTTTCTTTTAGatcaaattttgattgtaatgaAAACATCAAAATTGTTCAACTTTGCAAAGGCGtaatctaatttgtttttatgaatGAATACAATAGAAGTTATTGATTGACAAATATAATCTAGTATTGATTGACAAATGTAATCGAGTATATGTTGTACAAGGAAATATGGGGCATTCTACATCTAGATTTCTACATTATCCCTACTGTGAGGGGTACGTCTTTGCTAACACATAAGCACTTGTATTGCCTTTCTTGGGTACAAGTTTAAACTCAAATAACTTTGCTCCATCTTTGACATCCTATAATAGATGACCAAGCTAGAGGTATTGAATTTGGTTGAGTAGATTTGAATACATAGGTAGCCCAGTACGTTCAATGTTAAAATTCTATAAGTCAAGTTCTTGATAGCATGAGAGCACCTCCCAAACCCTTGAATAGCTCAGTTATAGCTAGTTCACTCTATTGCTGCACACCAAAAGAGCGGAAATAAGCAAAGCACAAAATAACAAGCTTGAGCAAGCCAAATACACAAGAATCAATCCTTGAGAGCACTAAGAATCAATGATGGTAGTTGCATCGGAAAAAAAACTATCTTAAATAAGAGAGGAAAGAAGCATTGTTACCCTTAAGAAAAACAAGACAAAGAGAGAAGCACATTGGTCATTAGAGtattcaattattaaaaattaatgtaaTGCAACAATCATTTGATTACTTCTTGCTATAAggaaaaaactaagaaacaggTGGACAATCTTCTTGCAATAAGGACGAGGTTGAACAAAATTAAACTCATACACCTAGCAAACAACCCAATCCTATCTTCTACACTGTAGAAAGTCTAGGAAATAAGCTATTAATAATTTCTATCTCTAACTAATGAATCCATCTCATTCAAAGCCAATAATGATAGCCTCTTCATGTTCAACTTGGTGGTCCTCATCCTTAGCCTATTGCTCATCCTCATCTTTAGCAAGCCGAGACTTCTACTGCTTCAAGCATCTTTCAAAATGCAAATTCCTTCCAAGTTTGTTTGAATCATAACACAAAATCACTAAGTTATTGTTCATCAATAGAAATCTAATGTCTAACTACTTTAGGGTAATCTAACAACTATCCAATATCCACCATTGCATCATTAACTGTATTCAAAAGTATATTAAAATGCACACAGGTTTGCTAGAACAAATGTCAATTATTATTACTGTCAAAAATTAGATTGACAAGCCTTTATACTATCAATTATTACCTATAGTTgtgaaaataagattttttcaTGGTAAGGATAACTTGAACTTCATATAAGGCATAAAAGCCAATATCTAAAGTCAATATCTAAAGCCAAAAGTTCAAAACATTCATTCCATGGGATTGGATTCTGTACGGCACCGTGGTACCCAGATCCATTTGAGCCTTAAATTCTAACCCAGCAGCTTGGCCCATGGCCCCAGTCTCTTTTTACCTAAAACCCCAGCCTGAACCCACATAAATTACAGGCCCAAGTTTTGCCACCTGGTCCTTGCTCGGCAAACCATTCCCGAGcaataaagaaagaatgatGTTCAAAACTCGACAGTACCTTAGGAACATCGCTGTTGAGCATATTTGTTAGAATgggaaccaagttccaaatcCATTCTCACCACGTTCCACTCCCACCTAACCACCCACTTACGACAAATGATACTGGACCTCCCATTGCACTAACCATGTAAGTAATCATAGTCTCTCCACTAATTTAGAGatataaatatgagaagttgGAGGAAGAAAAGGGTTGTTAAAAGATTCTCAAGGaaatagagaatagag contains the following coding sequences:
- the LOC115961454 gene encoding uncharacterized protein LOC115961454, whose product is MECGFQKPFRFEQMWMKDSGCTNTIEAVWRKHTEESWDTKIVTKIDHCGKALTRWSKQAFGNVKREIERKRKELSKVERRAISGGDPRPMKTLQEEINLLVDKEATMWQQRSRILWSKDWDKNTRPDHLEEVIDVIPEVVTAEMNASLTFEFTALEVEVALKQMAPLKAPSPDGSLPAALGHSFVTLIPKVKNPKAKEDECLRLLEILVTYERASGQQINRAKTTLFFSKSTSYDVQEVIKEALGVQVVQQYEKYLALPSLVGRKKKESFANLKQRIWKKLQGWEAKLLSHVGREILLKAVAQALPTYTMSCFKLPITLCHEIEALIWKFYWGQHEDARKIHWVKWQELCKPKSQGGMGFKDLFRSNDALLAKHTWRLLHDHHSLFYRVFKARFFPDCSIMEAKESSNASFVWRSILRGRDVIKRGAVWRIGNGNSVHIWNDRWLPGAVNNKIISPAIVANNNAMVSSLIDQTSREWKGELIDSYFFEWEANIIKNIPLCRSFQEDVLNGLLAWTENGRDPELFLSMAWTLWNRRNNIRLGKPSIPLE